In Acaryochloris marina S15, a single genomic region encodes these proteins:
- a CDS encoding sirohydrochlorin chelatase, translating into MSIAYTPDLVVRPAPLSLPTANDLAPLPLQRPLLMIGHGTRNESGRQCFLDFATLYQELDRSRPVFPCFLELTGPSIQEVVDHCVEQGYTELSALPILLFAARHNKFDVTNELDLARKRHPNLKYHYGRHFGITPGILDLWKQRLELLDSPEHNPQGISREETVLLFVGRGSSDPDANSDVSKMARILWEGSGYQTVETCFIGITHPRLEEGFRRARLYQPKRIVVVPYFLFTGTLVEKIFDISTQQQAAHSDIQITCLPEMGLHPALVQVLRQRELETQLGQVQMNCELCKFRLAALNGEEPHSHSHDHGHGHDHSHGHATINVDKEADYHNRIWQVP; encoded by the coding sequence ATGTCTATTGCTTATACCCCGGACTTGGTGGTCAGACCTGCCCCCCTTAGTTTGCCAACCGCCAATGACTTGGCACCACTACCTCTTCAGCGGCCCTTACTAATGATTGGCCATGGCACTCGTAATGAAAGTGGCAGACAATGCTTTCTAGATTTTGCAACCCTTTACCAGGAACTCGATCGATCACGACCTGTGTTCCCCTGCTTCTTAGAACTAACGGGTCCCAGTATTCAAGAAGTCGTCGATCACTGTGTTGAGCAAGGCTATACCGAACTGTCGGCCCTGCCCATCTTGTTATTTGCCGCCCGCCATAACAAATTCGATGTCACCAATGAACTAGACTTGGCTCGCAAGCGCCATCCTAATCTGAAATATCACTATGGTCGTCATTTCGGCATTACGCCTGGAATTCTAGACCTGTGGAAACAGCGATTAGAACTCCTGGACTCTCCCGAGCATAATCCCCAGGGCATTTCCCGCGAAGAGACTGTCCTGCTATTTGTCGGCCGGGGCTCCAGTGATCCTGATGCCAATAGTGATGTCAGTAAAATGGCTCGGATCCTATGGGAGGGCAGTGGCTATCAAACCGTGGAGACCTGCTTTATTGGCATTACCCATCCCCGGTTAGAAGAAGGATTTCGGCGAGCACGACTGTACCAGCCGAAACGAATTGTTGTGGTGCCCTATTTCTTGTTTACAGGCACTTTGGTAGAAAAGATTTTTGATATCTCGACTCAGCAACAAGCAGCCCATTCTGATATTCAGATTACCTGCCTACCCGAAATGGGTCTGCATCCAGCCCTAGTACAGGTCTTGCGCCAGCGCGAACTGGAAACCCAGTTGGGACAGGTTCAAATGAATTGTGAACTCTGCAAGTTCCGGCTCGCAGCGCTCAATGGTGAAGAACCCCATAGCCACAGCCATGATCATGGTCATGGGCACGATCATAGCCACGGTCATGCCACTATCAATGTGGATAAAGAAGCGGATTATCATAATCGCATTTGGCAAGTGCCTTAA
- a CDS encoding GNAT family N-acetyltransferase, translating into MDLQSVEVSISPIPITERMVLANLMQLYCYDLSEFNDDVINESGLFAEYPYFDAYWTESERFPFFIRLGLQRVGFALVRELAVNQYAIAEFFVARKYHRLGVGKQAALQLFQRFPAEWHIAQQAANIPSQQFWRTVIAEYTNGSYQEVFNESQPKGPKQIFNGT; encoded by the coding sequence GTGGACTTACAAAGTGTAGAGGTTAGCATTTCTCCCATCCCCATAACCGAAAGGATGGTGCTGGCCAATTTAATGCAGTTGTATTGCTACGATTTAAGTGAGTTTAATGATGATGTCATTAATGAGTCAGGACTATTTGCTGAGTATCCTTACTTCGATGCTTATTGGACTGAATCAGAGCGCTTCCCTTTCTTTATCAGGCTCGGTCTACAACGAGTTGGATTTGCTTTAGTTCGAGAATTAGCCGTGAACCAGTATGCGATTGCTGAATTTTTTGTGGCTCGGAAGTATCATCGGTTAGGGGTTGGTAAACAGGCTGCTTTGCAACTATTTCAGCGATTCCCGGCAGAATGGCATATTGCTCAACAAGCAGCCAATATCCCAAGTCAGCAATTCTGGAGAACGGTTATTGCCGAATATACCAATGGGAGTTACCAGGAAGTTTTCAACGAGAGCCAGCCCAAAGGACCAAAACAGATTTTCAATGGAACCTAA
- a CDS encoding Bax inhibitor-1 family protein: MLSVAQSRPSERAIFIQKTYLHLAGAIGAFIVVEFLLFQLGIAEAIFQFVAGSRFSWLLILGAFSLLGWMSRGLVAKADEVGTQYAGLGIYVVAQALIFAPLLYIAAAFSDPNVIPTAAILTLTMFGGLTAIAFTTRTDFTFLGGILKIGSFVALGLIACSYIFGFSLGLFFSVLMVVFASAAILYDTSKVMKHYSTRHYVAASLELFASVALLFWYILRIVMATSSRR, translated from the coding sequence ATGTTAAGCGTTGCCCAGTCACGCCCATCTGAACGCGCCATTTTTATTCAAAAAACCTATCTACACCTAGCAGGGGCCATTGGTGCTTTTATTGTCGTTGAATTTCTGCTGTTCCAATTGGGGATTGCTGAAGCAATATTCCAATTTGTCGCGGGAAGTCGTTTTAGCTGGCTGTTAATTTTAGGTGCATTCTCACTACTCGGCTGGATGTCTCGAGGACTAGTGGCCAAAGCGGATGAGGTGGGTACTCAGTACGCAGGGCTAGGCATTTATGTAGTTGCCCAAGCCTTGATTTTTGCCCCCTTACTTTACATTGCAGCCGCTTTTTCCGACCCTAACGTCATTCCTACCGCCGCAATCTTAACCCTCACCATGTTTGGGGGACTGACTGCGATCGCATTTACAACCCGAACAGATTTCACCTTTCTCGGTGGCATCCTTAAAATTGGTAGCTTTGTCGCTCTGGGGCTGATCGCTTGCAGTTATATCTTCGGCTTCTCCCTGGGGTTATTCTTCTCCGTCTTGATGGTGGTGTTTGCTTCAGCGGCGATTTTGTATGACACCTCTAAGGTGATGAAGCACTATTCCACCAGACATTATGTGGCTGCATCCTTGGAGTTATTCGCTTCTGTCGCTCTGCTGTTTTGGTACATTCTCCGAATCGTCATGGCCACGTCATCTCGCCGCTAA
- a CDS encoding glutamate-5-semialdehyde dehydrogenase produces the protein MTVLTNSLTEVAQQTRQAAIHLAGASTETKNQALEAVAQALEAATPEILEANVRDCQQAKEAGIANALYARLKLDATKLKGAIAGVRSVANLEDPVGTVQLKRELDTGLVLSRVSCPLGVLGVIFEARPDAVMQIAALAIKSGNGVLLKGGQEALHSCQALVKAIQHGLSNTAVSPNVVALLTSREETLELLNLDQDVNLIIPRGSNDFVRFVQENTRIPVLGHAEGICHLYVDQAAKLDQAVEIAVDSKIQYPAACNAVETILVHDEIAPQYLPQLTAALQENQVKVLGDSKTQGMVDVAPASDADWATEYGDLIVSIKVVASLEEAIAHINQYGSGHTDAIATEDAQAAAVFMNQVDAAGVFHNCSTRFADGFRYGFGAEVGISTQRMPPRGPVGLEGLVTYKYQLKGQGQIVATYAGSDARPFTHKDL, from the coding sequence GTGACTGTCCTAACGAATTCTCTTACTGAGGTTGCTCAACAAACTCGACAAGCGGCTATTCATCTGGCAGGGGCTTCTACAGAAACGAAAAACCAAGCGTTAGAAGCTGTCGCCCAGGCTTTAGAAGCAGCAACGCCAGAGATTTTAGAAGCAAACGTTCGTGATTGTCAGCAAGCTAAAGAAGCAGGAATTGCGAATGCCCTTTACGCTCGGTTAAAGCTAGATGCCACCAAGCTCAAAGGTGCGATTGCAGGCGTACGCAGCGTCGCGAATCTTGAAGATCCTGTCGGGACCGTTCAACTCAAGCGCGAGTTAGATACGGGGTTAGTGTTGAGCCGGGTGAGCTGTCCTTTGGGCGTGCTAGGGGTCATTTTTGAAGCTCGGCCGGATGCTGTGATGCAAATTGCAGCCCTGGCGATTAAGTCTGGAAATGGCGTTCTGCTTAAAGGAGGCCAAGAAGCTCTGCATTCTTGCCAGGCTTTGGTGAAAGCTATTCAGCATGGACTATCCAATACAGCTGTTTCACCTAATGTGGTGGCGTTATTGACTAGTCGGGAAGAAACTCTCGAATTGTTGAATCTTGATCAGGATGTAAACCTGATTATTCCTCGTGGCTCTAATGATTTTGTCCGGTTTGTGCAGGAAAATACCCGCATTCCCGTGTTAGGCCATGCGGAAGGGATTTGTCATCTGTATGTGGATCAGGCGGCGAAGCTGGACCAGGCGGTAGAGATTGCCGTGGATTCGAAGATCCAATATCCAGCGGCCTGTAATGCAGTGGAAACGATTTTGGTGCATGATGAGATCGCACCCCAATACCTCCCTCAACTAACAGCAGCTTTACAGGAAAATCAAGTCAAAGTTTTAGGTGACTCCAAGACGCAAGGGATGGTAGATGTGGCTCCCGCATCAGATGCTGATTGGGCTACAGAATATGGTGATTTGATTGTATCTATCAAGGTGGTGGCCTCCTTAGAAGAGGCCATTGCTCACATCAATCAGTATGGCTCGGGACATACGGATGCCATTGCTACTGAAGATGCCCAAGCGGCGGCTGTCTTTATGAACCAAGTGGATGCCGCAGGTGTGTTCCACAACTGCTCGACCCGATTTGCCGATGGCTTTCGCTATGGATTTGGTGCGGAAGTGGGCATTAGCACGCAGCGGATGCCACCCAGAGGGCCCGTTGGTCTGGAAGGATTAGTCACCTACAAATATCAGCTCAAAGGCCAAGGCCAGATTGTAGCGACCTATGCCGGGTCAGATGCTCGCCCGTTTACCCACAAAGACCTTTAA
- a CDS encoding PRC-barrel domain-containing protein produces MAISEQVQQRADFIGTQVITRSTGKKLGVITQLWVDVDQREVAVVGLRNTLVTGDERYMYLSNIRQIGDVILVDDETAIEEIDTFDFSTLINNEVITEAGELLGKVRGFKFDTSTGEITSLVIASIGVPLIPSQVLSTYELPVEEIVSTGPERLIVFEGAEERLNQLTVGLLERMGLGIPPWELSDEEDYIPKTASTTNQLGPGEPTTAYAPARQSAPTQQAWQTEAWEAEPVPVERQEAAPQQQYAYQEEDNWSEGGSSTPPAPSEPKYEREGDVWDDDYEPQELKIPEPQKIAEYEREDF; encoded by the coding sequence ATGGCAATATCTGAACAAGTTCAACAACGCGCTGACTTTATCGGTACTCAAGTCATTACTCGCAGTACAGGTAAAAAACTTGGTGTGATTACCCAGCTTTGGGTGGATGTCGATCAGCGGGAAGTCGCCGTTGTTGGTTTGCGGAATACCCTGGTTACTGGGGATGAGCGCTACATGTATCTCAGTAATATTCGGCAGATTGGAGATGTGATCCTGGTCGATGATGAGACCGCGATTGAAGAAATAGATACCTTTGACTTCAGTACCTTAATTAATAATGAAGTGATCACCGAAGCTGGAGAACTTTTGGGCAAAGTCCGAGGGTTTAAGTTTGATACCAGCACCGGTGAAATTACCTCTTTGGTGATTGCATCGATTGGAGTACCACTCATCCCCTCTCAGGTGTTGAGTACTTATGAATTGCCCGTAGAAGAAATTGTCAGCACAGGGCCAGAGCGCTTGATCGTCTTTGAAGGAGCTGAAGAGCGCCTCAACCAGCTGACAGTAGGTCTTCTGGAGCGAATGGGATTAGGGATTCCGCCTTGGGAACTCAGCGATGAAGAAGACTATATCCCTAAGACGGCTTCTACCACGAACCAGCTTGGCCCTGGGGAGCCCACGACAGCCTATGCACCAGCCCGTCAATCTGCGCCTACACAGCAAGCCTGGCAAACAGAAGCCTGGGAAGCGGAACCCGTGCCTGTAGAACGTCAAGAAGCGGCACCACAGCAGCAATATGCGTATCAAGAAGAAGATAACTGGAGTGAGGGTGGGTCTTCTACGCCGCCAGCCCCTTCAGAACCGAAATATGAGCGGGAAGGGGATGTTTGGGACGATGATTACGAGCCCCAAGAGCTAAAAATCCCGGAACCCCAAAAAATTGCTGAGTATGAACGCGAAGATTTTTAA
- a CDS encoding Uma2 family endonuclease, whose protein sequence is MVSIAPPPIASALTLRINLSDEQFFQLCQDNSDLRFERTSLGELIIMPPTGGLTGDRNADITFQLRAWNRQTRQGKSFDSSTGFQLPNGATRSPDASWMTIERWETLTSSEQERFVPLCPDFVVELRSASDALAPLQAKLQEYIENGARLGWLIDPKQQTVEIYRPNQVVERVQAPAQLSGESVLQDFILDLSPIF, encoded by the coding sequence ATGGTCAGCATAGCTCCCCCCCCTATAGCGTCCGCCTTAACCCTCCGCATTAACCTGAGTGATGAGCAATTTTTTCAACTATGCCAGGACAATAGCGATTTAAGGTTTGAACGCACCTCCCTAGGAGAGTTGATCATTATGCCCCCAACAGGTGGGTTAACAGGCGATCGCAATGCCGACATAACATTTCAACTAAGAGCCTGGAATCGTCAAACTCGCCAAGGGAAGTCTTTTGATTCCAGTACCGGATTCCAGCTGCCCAATGGAGCCACTCGCTCTCCTGATGCCTCTTGGATGACCATTGAGCGCTGGGAAACCTTAACGTCCTCCGAACAGGAACGATTTGTCCCCCTCTGTCCCGATTTTGTGGTTGAGCTGCGGTCAGCGAGTGATGCTTTGGCACCTCTACAGGCCAAACTGCAAGAGTATATAGAAAATGGTGCGCGGTTGGGCTGGCTGATAGATCCCAAACAGCAGACCGTTGAAATCTATCGCCCCAACCAGGTCGTTGAAAGGGTCCAAGCTCCAGCCCAACTCTCTGGTGAGTCCGTTCTACAAGACTTTATCTTAGATTTATCCCCGATTTTCTAA
- the murQ gene encoding N-acetylmuramic acid 6-phosphate etherase yields the protein MTSTPQPLSQRGHLLTEQINPNSRNLDQLTALELVDLFNQEDQQLISAIAAAREPLAAAVEKAAQALQQGGRLFYVGAGTSGRLGVLDAAECPPTFCTPPEMVQGILAGGQAALVKSSEALEDRADDGAAAIADRNVCETDVVVGITAGGTTPFVRGALHAANERGATTVFMACVPSDQFTIDVDIDVRLLVGPEILAGSTRLKAGSVTKLALNIISTGAMVQIGKVYGNRMVDVSVTNSKLEDRALRIIADLTELPREQAAELLGRCDRKVKLALLVHWTGLSADQGQALLDQHHGNLRQAVQSQSAP from the coding sequence TTGACTTCTACTCCTCAGCCTTTGAGCCAACGTGGACATCTTCTGACCGAACAGATTAATCCCAACAGCCGCAATCTCGATCAGTTGACCGCGTTAGAGCTAGTTGATTTATTCAATCAGGAAGACCAGCAGCTGATCAGCGCAATTGCTGCCGCTCGTGAGCCTTTAGCCGCCGCCGTTGAGAAAGCGGCGCAGGCTTTGCAACAAGGCGGACGGTTATTTTATGTCGGGGCCGGAACGAGTGGTCGTTTAGGGGTCTTAGATGCTGCCGAATGTCCCCCCACCTTTTGTACACCTCCAGAAATGGTCCAGGGAATCTTGGCGGGAGGTCAGGCTGCCTTAGTCAAAAGTTCAGAAGCTTTAGAAGATCGAGCCGATGATGGTGCGGCTGCCATCGCAGATCGCAATGTCTGCGAAACAGATGTAGTCGTGGGGATTACCGCTGGCGGGACAACCCCCTTTGTTCGTGGTGCTTTGCACGCAGCCAATGAACGAGGTGCCACCACCGTTTTTATGGCCTGCGTTCCAAGCGATCAATTCACCATTGATGTGGATATTGACGTGCGGTTACTGGTTGGACCCGAAATTCTGGCTGGATCCACTCGCCTTAAGGCAGGCAGTGTCACCAAATTAGCCCTAAATATAATCTCTACAGGAGCGATGGTCCAGATTGGCAAAGTCTATGGCAATCGAATGGTGGATGTCTCCGTCACTAACAGTAAGTTAGAAGATCGAGCTTTGCGGATTATTGCTGATCTAACAGAGCTACCCCGAGAGCAGGCTGCCGAGTTGTTAGGGAGATGCGATCGCAAAGTAAAACTAGCCCTACTCGTCCATTGGACAGGACTCTCCGCCGATCAGGGCCAAGCTCTTTTAGACCAGCATCACGGCAACCTACGGCAAGCGGTTCAAAGCCAGTCTGCACCTTAG
- a CDS encoding aldo/keto reductase, producing the protein MATKQLGPNGPLVSAVGIGTWSWGDRIFWGYGDQYGETEVADAFQSAIQAGITLFDTAEIYGWGESERLLGKFHQDCQRPVCLATKYGPVPWRLSEEAVLQAVKESLQRLQVDVIDLYQVHWPFNFFMSFETLFQALAKAVNQGLIKTVGVSNYSPKQMQTAHALLADQGVPLAVNQVRYSLITRQVESQGLMAKARELEVTILAYSPLAQGLLTGKYTPEQLPTGARKADQRFKPEGLRKLAPVTHLLRQFAEVHDKTMAQVALNWLIAQEGVIPIPGAKTAQQAIENAGALGWSLTPEEVTALEEASRPWL; encoded by the coding sequence ATGGCAACTAAACAACTCGGCCCTAATGGACCTCTGGTGTCAGCTGTGGGCATTGGCACTTGGTCTTGGGGCGATCGGATCTTTTGGGGCTATGGCGATCAGTATGGTGAAACTGAGGTCGCTGATGCGTTTCAATCTGCAATCCAGGCTGGCATTACTTTGTTTGATACGGCTGAAATATATGGATGGGGAGAGTCTGAGCGATTGTTAGGTAAGTTCCACCAGGACTGTCAGCGTCCTGTTTGTCTGGCGACTAAGTATGGCCCAGTGCCCTGGCGCTTGAGTGAAGAGGCAGTTCTTCAGGCTGTGAAGGAAAGCCTGCAGCGGTTACAGGTGGATGTGATTGATTTGTATCAGGTGCATTGGCCGTTTAATTTTTTTATGAGTTTTGAGACTCTATTTCAGGCGTTAGCTAAGGCGGTTAATCAGGGATTGATTAAAACGGTTGGTGTCAGCAACTACAGCCCTAAGCAAATGCAGACTGCTCATGCTTTGCTGGCGGATCAAGGGGTGCCCCTTGCTGTGAATCAGGTGCGATATTCCTTGATTACTCGTCAGGTGGAGAGTCAGGGTTTGATGGCTAAAGCTAGGGAGTTGGAAGTCACGATCTTGGCCTATAGTCCTCTGGCTCAAGGGTTACTGACGGGTAAATATACGCCCGAACAGCTTCCAACAGGTGCCCGCAAAGCCGATCAGCGCTTCAAACCTGAGGGATTACGCAAATTGGCCCCAGTCACCCATTTGCTTCGTCAATTCGCTGAAGTTCATGACAAGACGATGGCGCAAGTGGCGTTGAATTGGTTAATCGCTCAAGAGGGTGTCATCCCCATTCCTGGGGCGAAAACCGCTCAGCAAGCGATAGAAAATGCGGGGGCTTTGGGATGGTCCTTAACTCCTGAAGAGGTGACTGCTTTAGAGGAAGCGAGCCGTCCCTGGTTGTAG
- a CDS encoding mechanosensitive ion channel produces MDAFLNTITQELGKAIPNLLGAAAFLIIGVIVAYFVKWFVQALLSKTDIDNRIARWFSGTDDSRAAANVEKLLASIAFWIVMLFAVVGFLQSLQLTTISDPLTNLLNKILGYLPQIGGAIALMGVAWILATVAKIVVVRILQSLSVDERLNSASGPSDASGQQPVSISETLGSTIYWFIFLLFLLPILETLKLQGPLQPVQAMVQDILAVLPNVLGAVLIGVAGWFVARIVRMIVTNLFSASGADRWGQQLGLTQAIGGQSLSTLAGSVVYVFILIPFGISAFQALGIAAISEPAVEMLGDVLGAIPLIFTAAVILGVAYVLGKILGDLVAGLLANFGFNNIFQILGLQAAQEPTDSISEDGPINTSSHKTPSEIAGIVVLVATILVFLIPATDVLEFQPLTGMISGLLSILGQVLVGVLVFGIGLYLANMTFNIVSSSGGAQSRMVAQAARVAIIALVSAMALQQMGIATNIVNLAFGLLLGAIAVALALAFGFGGMDIAGEQVRKWLNSFESKR; encoded by the coding sequence ATGGATGCCTTCTTAAATACAATCACACAAGAATTGGGGAAAGCGATTCCCAATTTGCTTGGGGCAGCCGCTTTTCTGATTATTGGTGTAATTGTCGCCTATTTCGTTAAGTGGTTTGTACAAGCCCTTCTCTCCAAAACAGATATCGATAACCGTATTGCCCGTTGGTTCTCAGGAACTGACGACTCGCGCGCAGCAGCCAACGTCGAAAAACTGCTCGCTTCGATCGCTTTTTGGATCGTAATGCTATTTGCAGTGGTCGGTTTTTTGCAGTCGTTGCAACTTACCACCATCTCTGACCCCCTCACCAACCTTCTGAATAAGATTTTGGGGTATTTACCTCAAATTGGTGGTGCCATTGCACTGATGGGGGTGGCTTGGATCCTAGCGACTGTCGCCAAAATAGTAGTCGTCCGAATCCTACAGTCCTTATCAGTTGATGAGCGATTAAATTCGGCCTCTGGTCCGTCAGATGCCAGTGGACAGCAGCCTGTATCCATCAGCGAAACATTAGGTAGCACCATTTACTGGTTTATCTTCCTGCTGTTCCTACTCCCAATTTTAGAAACCCTAAAACTACAAGGACCATTACAGCCTGTACAGGCAATGGTTCAAGATATTTTGGCAGTTTTACCCAATGTCTTGGGAGCTGTTCTGATCGGTGTAGCGGGCTGGTTCGTTGCCCGTATTGTTCGCATGATTGTCACGAACTTGTTTTCAGCAAGTGGTGCAGATCGATGGGGCCAACAACTGGGCTTAACTCAGGCCATTGGCGGTCAAAGCCTTTCCACCTTGGCTGGTAGTGTTGTCTACGTATTCATCCTTATCCCATTTGGAATCTCTGCTTTTCAAGCGTTAGGGATAGCAGCCATCTCTGAGCCTGCTGTAGAAATGCTGGGAGATGTTCTCGGAGCTATTCCTCTCATCTTCACAGCCGCAGTCATTTTAGGAGTTGCCTACGTCCTTGGTAAAATTCTCGGCGATTTGGTTGCCGGTTTGCTTGCCAACTTCGGTTTCAATAACATTTTCCAAATATTGGGACTACAAGCAGCTCAAGAGCCCACAGACAGCATTTCTGAAGATGGCCCGATTAATACGTCCTCCCATAAAACTCCCTCAGAAATTGCTGGGATTGTTGTTTTAGTCGCCACTATTCTAGTGTTCCTGATCCCTGCCACAGATGTTCTTGAATTTCAACCCTTAACGGGAATGATTTCTGGACTACTGAGCATCTTAGGTCAGGTGTTAGTAGGTGTATTAGTCTTTGGCATTGGCCTCTACCTAGCCAATATGACCTTTAACATCGTTTCGAGCTCCGGCGGCGCCCAATCTCGTATGGTTGCTCAAGCTGCTCGAGTTGCCATTATTGCTTTAGTCTCGGCTATGGCTTTACAACAAATGGGCATTGCTACCAATATTGTCAATCTCGCCTTTGGCCTATTACTCGGTGCCATTGCTGTGGCCCTAGCGCTAGCCTTTGGCTTTGGCGGCATGGACATTGCTGGAGAACAAGTTCGTAAGTGGCTGAATAGCTTTGAGTCAAAACGCTAG
- the asnS gene encoding asparagine--tRNA ligase yields the protein MEVRRIIELLRHGQPGDSIKVQAWVRTKRELKEFAFLEVNDGSSLQGLQVVVNQDLPEYEQTLKRLNTGSSVSIEGELVASQGKNQRIELIANAVQVWGTADLETYPLQKKRHSFEFLRTIAHLRSRTNTLGAVFRIRNACSQAIHQFFQERDFMWIHTPIITASDCEGAGEQLAVTSLNLQQVPLAEDQTVDYSQDFFGKPTYLTVSGQLEGEIMASAFCNVYTFGPTFRAENSNTSRHLAEFWMVEPEVAFCDLQGDMDLAEAFLKYVFKSVLEKCPEDFEFFNLRIDKSVLETADKIINSEFERITYTEAIHQLEKASRKFEFPVEWGLDLQSEHERYLSEDLFKKPVIVTDYPKQIKAFYMRMNDDDKTVAAMDVLVPKIGEIIGGSQREERLDLLEQRIIAQGLPVEDYWWYLDLRRYGTVPHAGFGLGFERLVQFMTGMANIRDVIPFPRTPLNADF from the coding sequence ATGGAAGTTAGACGAATTATTGAGTTGCTTCGTCACGGGCAGCCGGGCGATAGCATTAAGGTTCAAGCTTGGGTTCGCACAAAACGAGAGCTGAAAGAGTTTGCATTCTTAGAGGTGAATGATGGGTCATCGTTACAGGGACTGCAAGTGGTGGTCAACCAGGACTTGCCAGAATATGAGCAGACTCTAAAGCGATTGAATACGGGTTCTTCTGTGTCTATTGAGGGAGAATTAGTTGCATCACAAGGAAAAAATCAGCGGATTGAGCTGATCGCAAATGCAGTTCAAGTGTGGGGAACTGCAGATTTAGAGACCTATCCACTCCAGAAAAAGCGACATTCTTTTGAGTTTTTACGGACGATTGCCCACTTGCGATCGCGGACCAATACCTTAGGGGCAGTCTTCCGAATTCGCAATGCCTGTTCTCAAGCTATTCATCAATTTTTCCAAGAACGGGACTTTATGTGGATCCACACCCCCATTATCACGGCTAGTGACTGTGAAGGAGCGGGGGAGCAATTAGCTGTCACTAGCCTCAATCTGCAACAGGTGCCGCTGGCTGAAGACCAAACAGTTGATTACAGTCAGGACTTTTTTGGTAAACCGACCTATTTGACGGTGAGCGGTCAGTTAGAAGGTGAGATTATGGCCTCTGCCTTCTGTAATGTTTATACCTTTGGTCCGACCTTTAGAGCAGAAAATTCCAATACCTCTAGGCACTTAGCAGAATTCTGGATGGTGGAACCGGAGGTGGCATTCTGTGATTTACAGGGGGATATGGATCTGGCAGAAGCTTTTCTCAAATATGTTTTCAAATCGGTATTAGAGAAATGTCCTGAAGACTTTGAGTTTTTTAATCTGCGGATTGATAAATCTGTTTTAGAGACTGCAGACAAAATCATCAACAGTGAGTTTGAGCGGATTACCTACACCGAAGCCATTCATCAATTAGAGAAAGCCAGTCGCAAGTTTGAGTTCCCGGTGGAGTGGGGGCTGGACTTGCAGTCAGAGCATGAACGGTATTTATCGGAAGATCTGTTCAAAAAGCCTGTCATTGTCACCGACTACCCGAAGCAGATCAAAGCTTTTTATATGCGGATGAATGATGATGATAAAACGGTAGCTGCAATGGATGTGCTGGTTCCTAAAATTGGTGAGATTATTGGTGGCTCTCAGCGAGAAGAGCGTCTTGACCTATTGGAGCAACGCATCATAGCTCAAGGACTGCCTGTAGAAGATTATTGGTGGTACCTCGATCTTCGCCGCTATGGCACCGTTCCTCATGCTGGCTTTGGTCTGGGCTTTGAACGGTTAGTTCAGTTTATGACGGGGATGGCGAATATTCGGGATGTGATTCCGTTTCCGCGTACACCCTTGAATGCTGATTTTTGA